From the genome of Phytohabitans rumicis, one region includes:
- a CDS encoding endo-1,4-beta-xylanase has translation MRSTKRLRAGLILAAAGAIAATFAMILSSSATAGTTLGGSAAEKGRYFGAAVGTYKFGDNTYMTVLNREFNSLVPENEMKWDATEPQQGRFNFSAGDRIVSHARSRGMSVRGHTLLWHAQQPGWAQGLSGGDLRNAAINHVTQTAAHFRGQIYAWDVVNEAFADGGSGGRRDSNLQRTGNDWIEAAFRAARNADPGAKLCYNDYNTDGINAKSTGIYNMVRDFKSRGVPIDCVGLQSHLGTGIDSSYQANLQRFADLGVDVQITELDVMQGGNQANIYATVARSCLAVSRCTGITVWGVRDCDSWRGSDNALLFDCAGNKKPAYDAVLRELNQGNPIPTTPNTSPRTTPPTTPPTIGPGGCTATVSVNQWNGGFVANVRVTAGSSAINGWRVTLALPSGATVTGAWSANRSGNTGTVQWTNVDYNGRAAAGQSTEFGFQATGTAGVLNPFCAAS, from the coding sequence ATGAGGAGCACGAAACGACTACGGGCCGGGCTGATCCTGGCCGCCGCCGGCGCCATAGCCGCGACCTTCGCCATGATCCTTTCGTCCTCGGCCACCGCGGGCACCACGCTGGGCGGGTCAGCGGCGGAGAAGGGCCGCTACTTCGGCGCCGCCGTAGGGACGTACAAGTTCGGCGACAACACCTACATGACGGTTCTCAACCGTGAGTTCAACAGCCTGGTCCCCGAGAACGAGATGAAATGGGACGCCACCGAGCCGCAGCAGGGCCGGTTCAACTTCAGCGCTGGCGACCGGATCGTCAGCCACGCCCGTTCCCGCGGCATGTCGGTGCGCGGCCACACCCTGCTGTGGCATGCCCAGCAGCCCGGGTGGGCGCAGGGCCTGTCCGGCGGCGACCTGCGGAACGCAGCGATCAACCATGTCACCCAGACCGCCGCCCACTTCCGGGGGCAGATCTACGCGTGGGACGTGGTGAACGAGGCGTTCGCCGATGGTGGCAGCGGTGGCCGGCGGGACTCCAACCTGCAGCGCACCGGCAACGACTGGATCGAGGCGGCGTTCCGGGCGGCCCGCAACGCGGATCCGGGCGCGAAGCTGTGCTACAACGACTACAACACCGACGGGATCAACGCGAAGTCGACCGGCATCTACAACATGGTCCGCGACTTCAAGTCCCGCGGGGTGCCGATCGACTGCGTCGGGCTCCAGTCGCACCTCGGCACCGGCATCGACTCGTCGTACCAGGCGAACCTCCAACGGTTCGCCGACCTCGGCGTCGACGTGCAGATCACCGAACTCGACGTCATGCAAGGCGGCAACCAGGCCAACATCTACGCCACGGTCGCGCGCTCGTGCCTGGCCGTCTCGCGGTGCACCGGCATCACGGTGTGGGGTGTGCGGGACTGTGACTCCTGGCGCGGCTCGGACAACGCCCTGCTGTTCGACTGCGCGGGCAACAAGAAGCCTGCCTACGACGCCGTGTTGCGAGAGCTCAACCAGGGCAACCCGATCCCGACCACCCCGAACACCTCACCGCGCACCACCCCACCGACGACACCGCCGACGATCGGTCCGGGCGGCTGCACCGCCACCGTGTCGGTGAACCAGTGGAACGGCGGCTTCGTCGCGAACGTACGCGTCACGGCTGGGTCGTCGGCCATCAACGGCTGGCGGGTCACGCTCGCCCTGCCGTCCGGCGCCACGGTCACCGGCGCGTGGAGCGCCAACCGTAGCGGTAACACCGGCACGGTCCAATGGACCAATGTGGACTACAACGGTCGCGCCGCCGCCGGCCAGTCGACGGAGTTCGGCTTCCAGGCAACCGGCACAGCAGGTGTTCTCAACCCGTTCTGCGCCGCGAGCTGA
- a CDS encoding STAS domain-containing protein translates to MDHRSFRDRQLSYHVEVCADGVHLIVSGDLDHHTCDVFDCAVRAVLTGAPGSLVLDLTAVRFISAQGTAALVDGLHRAAGICAAVAMLPSPAVRRRLELLGLDLAVGGESVDETEPPAASA, encoded by the coding sequence ATGGACCATCGATCGTTTCGTGACCGGCAACTGTCGTATCACGTCGAGGTATGTGCGGACGGTGTACATCTGATCGTCTCCGGAGACCTCGACCACCACACGTGCGACGTCTTCGACTGCGCGGTGCGCGCCGTGCTCACCGGCGCCCCGGGCTCGCTCGTCCTGGACCTGACCGCGGTGCGGTTCATCTCGGCGCAGGGCACCGCGGCGCTCGTCGACGGCTTGCACCGCGCGGCCGGGATCTGTGCCGCCGTCGCCATGCTGCCCAGCCCGGCAGTGCGGCGGCGACTCGAGCTGCTCGGCCTCGACCTGGCCGTCGGCGGAGAATCGGTGGACGAGACGGAGCCGCCAGCGGCGTCCGCTTAG
- a CDS encoding ricin-type beta-trefoil lectin domain protein — protein sequence MKSAVSTTGRSLLAVAVFVAAALTATVTHQTPASAATQANYYVAPDGNDANAGTIASPFRTLQRARDVVRTINANMTGDIYVYLRGGNYPVASTIELGSGDSGTNGYRVIYSAYENETPVLSGGVQVTGWTQHSGNVWKAPLDRANKLRTLYVNDKRAFMATKTVNSAGCYGTYNITAGQAAWAWESGSQCDGARYSLSDFPAIARNQDDIEIETATTWTTAIVGVRQVTTTPDGANRLALFQQPGAAIAQGAYNGNAQVGGSHRLMNAYEFLDAPGEFYFDKFSRTVYYYKASSENMATATVVAPNNVSTVLRIAGSSTSGHARNITISGLTVQHSDWNLFNVASSAFKQAQQGNLGALAYAKGNFHVYYYRNVDVAPGIVQIENADGLVLQRNRIQHTGADGINMVNDVQGTQLIGNYTNDIAGSAVTVGHPQHVYIGDHTLTNREKYSVQAEGLSKNIDIKNNYIYDSAVLFNGHSPISAYFADTLTIQHNRIEKTPWSGITLGWGWWNFDGSSGSVAPNRPTTTARNNNISYNHIVDTVQRLSDTAPIYTLGSQPGTTIQNNYLQGVPSGHKYGLHPDEGSAYLTFRDNVLNVDKNVTWLINSDDFGRKHDLSITQTYGPINKVSNKNLPNSTVQDILVSSDYVWPAAAYGIAVNSGLEAPYQSIVPQSNLSLPDHVLPASTFVNGGSASIPVRSTGDATRTIWLAPSGTTVFAAGPTMTRADGTATSIAVPTTQGEYRLFVLDAQGNRSAESRSIVRQQSGGGSQQGVQIVGGQSGRCVDVPGSSTSNGTQVQLWDCHGGTNQRWSYTASRQWTVYGNKCLAANGTSNGAAVVIGDCGGQASQQWSLNSNGTVTSVQSGLCVDANGAATANGTRIILWSCNGGANQQWSQRN from the coding sequence GTGAAGTCAGCCGTTTCTACCACCGGAAGGTCGCTGCTGGCGGTCGCGGTGTTCGTCGCCGCCGCGCTGACCGCCACGGTGACACATCAAACGCCGGCTTCGGCCGCGACCCAGGCAAACTACTACGTCGCTCCCGACGGCAACGACGCCAACGCCGGAACGATCGCGTCACCCTTCAGGACCCTGCAACGCGCGCGGGACGTCGTCCGCACGATAAACGCGAACATGACCGGTGACATCTACGTGTACCTCCGCGGCGGGAACTATCCGGTGGCCAGCACGATCGAGCTCGGGTCGGGCGACTCCGGCACGAACGGCTACCGGGTGATCTATTCCGCGTACGAGAACGAGACGCCAGTCCTCAGCGGCGGCGTTCAGGTGACCGGATGGACCCAGCACAGCGGCAACGTCTGGAAAGCCCCGCTCGACCGCGCCAACAAGCTGCGGACGCTCTACGTCAACGACAAGCGGGCGTTCATGGCCACGAAGACCGTCAACTCGGCGGGATGCTACGGGACATACAACATCACAGCCGGGCAGGCCGCGTGGGCATGGGAGTCAGGCTCACAGTGCGACGGCGCCAGGTACAGCCTGTCCGACTTTCCCGCCATCGCCCGCAACCAGGACGACATCGAGATCGAGACGGCGACCACCTGGACGACGGCCATCGTGGGAGTCCGCCAGGTGACCACGACACCGGACGGCGCGAACCGCCTCGCGCTGTTCCAACAGCCGGGCGCGGCCATCGCCCAGGGCGCGTACAACGGCAACGCCCAGGTCGGCGGCAGCCACAGGCTCATGAACGCGTACGAGTTCCTGGACGCGCCGGGCGAGTTCTACTTCGACAAGTTCAGCCGGACGGTGTACTACTACAAGGCCAGCTCGGAGAACATGGCGACCGCGACGGTCGTCGCGCCGAACAACGTGTCTACTGTCCTGCGGATCGCGGGCTCCTCGACGAGCGGCCACGCTCGCAACATCACGATCTCCGGCCTCACGGTGCAGCACTCCGACTGGAACCTGTTCAATGTGGCCAGCTCCGCATTCAAGCAGGCCCAGCAGGGCAACCTGGGCGCCCTCGCGTACGCGAAGGGTAACTTCCACGTCTACTACTACCGCAACGTCGACGTCGCTCCCGGCATCGTCCAGATCGAGAACGCCGACGGGCTGGTCCTGCAGCGCAACCGGATCCAGCACACCGGTGCCGATGGGATCAACATGGTCAACGACGTGCAGGGCACGCAGTTGATCGGCAACTACACCAACGACATCGCCGGATCCGCTGTCACGGTGGGACATCCACAGCACGTCTACATCGGCGACCACACGTTGACCAACCGGGAAAAGTACTCGGTGCAGGCCGAAGGACTGTCGAAGAACATCGACATCAAGAACAACTACATCTACGACAGCGCCGTACTGTTCAACGGCCACAGCCCCATCTCGGCCTACTTCGCCGACACGCTCACGATCCAGCACAACCGGATCGAGAAGACCCCGTGGTCGGGTATAACGCTCGGATGGGGATGGTGGAACTTCGACGGGTCGTCGGGCTCCGTCGCACCCAACAGGCCGACAACGACCGCGAGAAACAACAACATCAGCTACAACCACATCGTCGACACGGTGCAGCGGCTCAGCGACACGGCTCCCATCTACACGCTGGGCAGCCAGCCGGGCACCACGATCCAGAACAACTATCTCCAGGGTGTCCCGTCCGGCCACAAGTACGGACTTCATCCGGACGAAGGCTCGGCGTACCTGACCTTCCGGGACAACGTGCTGAACGTCGACAAGAACGTCACGTGGCTCATCAACTCCGACGACTTCGGCCGCAAGCACGATCTGAGCATCACGCAGACCTACGGCCCGATCAACAAGGTCTCCAACAAGAACCTGCCGAACAGCACTGTCCAGGACATCCTCGTATCCTCCGACTACGTCTGGCCGGCGGCGGCGTATGGCATCGCCGTGAACTCGGGACTCGAGGCTCCATATCAAAGCATCGTCCCGCAGAGCAATCTGTCGCTGCCGGACCACGTGTTGCCCGCCAGCACGTTCGTCAACGGCGGGAGTGCGTCGATTCCGGTCCGGAGCACCGGCGACGCGACCAGGACGATCTGGCTGGCCCCCTCCGGCACCACCGTCTTCGCCGCCGGGCCGACGATGACAAGGGCGGACGGTACAGCCACGTCCATAGCTGTTCCGACGACGCAGGGCGAATACCGCCTCTTCGTCCTCGACGCTCAAGGCAATCGGTCCGCTGAGTCCCGGTCGATCGTCAGGCAGCAAAGCGGCGGCGGCAGTCAGCAGGGCGTCCAGATCGTGGGCGGCCAGTCCGGCCGGTGCGTGGACGTGCCGGGCTCGAGCACGTCGAACGGCACTCAGGTGCAGCTGTGGGACTGCCACGGCGGGACGAACCAGCGCTGGTCCTACACCGCCAGTCGGCAGTGGACGGTCTACGGCAACAAGTGCCTGGCGGCTAACGGCACGAGCAACGGCGCCGCGGTGGTCATCGGAGATTGCGGTGGCCAAGCCAGCCAGCAGTGGAGCCTCAACTCCAACGGCACTGTCACGAGCGTCCAGTCCGGACTGTGCGTGGACGCCAACGGCGCCGCCACCGCCAACGGCACGAGGATCATCCTCTGGTCCTGCAACGGCGGTGCCAACCAGCAATGGAGCCAGCGCAACTGA
- a CDS encoding alpha-L-fucosidase translates to MATGLWRGGVAFATDGPSSYTPTWASVDQHPPAPEWFQDAKFGIYYHWGVFSVPAFVKEWYPRNMYFSGSAENNHHRSAYGEPSAWPYHNFINGANDRSGRFTQFAPRLRSAGGAFDPNEWAQLFADAGARFAGPVAEHHDGYSMWNSRVNEWNSVATGPRLDLLRLHADAIRAKGLKLIVSLHHAYNFTGFYERVPGQPTASLRKLYGQLSGAEQQQLWYDKLREVIDGYQPDIIWQDFNLPRIDESRRLNFLAYYFNQAVAWNKDVVATYKDGLNNRGSVFDYERGGPAGVQVPYWLTDDSISSSSWCYTVGIGYYSLEAMLHSLIDRVSKNGNMLPNIAPMADGTIPSGQRTILLGIVDYLTAGPAGARPRTPARTCCGVSASAAVATSTCPSCEPCPTARTSPCCTPPARAPPNAPGSSPPPAPTPH, encoded by the coding sequence ATGGCCACCGGCCTCTGGAGGGGCGGTGTCGCCTTCGCCACCGACGGGCCCTCCAGCTACACACCGACCTGGGCGTCGGTCGACCAGCACCCGCCGGCGCCGGAGTGGTTTCAGGACGCCAAGTTCGGCATCTACTACCACTGGGGTGTGTTCAGCGTCCCGGCGTTCGTGAAGGAGTGGTATCCGCGGAACATGTACTTCAGCGGCTCGGCGGAGAACAACCACCATCGCAGTGCCTATGGTGAGCCGTCCGCGTGGCCGTACCACAACTTCATCAACGGGGCCAACGACAGGTCGGGCCGGTTCACGCAGTTCGCGCCGCGGCTGCGGTCGGCGGGTGGCGCCTTCGATCCGAACGAGTGGGCGCAGCTGTTCGCCGACGCGGGCGCGAGGTTCGCCGGGCCGGTGGCTGAGCATCACGACGGCTACTCGATGTGGAACAGTCGGGTCAACGAGTGGAACTCGGTGGCGACCGGCCCACGGCTCGACTTGTTGCGCCTGCACGCCGACGCGATCCGGGCCAAGGGTCTGAAGCTGATCGTGTCGCTGCACCACGCCTACAACTTCACCGGTTTCTACGAGCGGGTGCCGGGGCAGCCCACGGCGAGCCTGCGCAAGCTGTACGGCCAGCTGAGCGGCGCCGAGCAGCAGCAGCTCTGGTACGACAAGCTCCGCGAGGTCATCGACGGCTACCAGCCCGACATCATCTGGCAGGACTTCAACCTGCCCCGGATCGACGAGTCGCGGCGGCTGAACTTCCTCGCCTATTACTTCAACCAGGCGGTCGCCTGGAACAAGGACGTGGTCGCCACCTACAAGGACGGCCTGAACAACCGCGGCTCGGTCTTCGACTACGAGCGGGGCGGCCCGGCCGGCGTCCAGGTCCCGTACTGGCTGACCGACGACAGCATCTCCAGCTCCAGTTGGTGCTACACGGTCGGCATCGGCTACTACTCGCTCGAGGCGATGCTGCACTCGCTGATCGACCGGGTCAGCAAGAACGGCAACATGCTGCCGAACATCGCGCCCATGGCCGACGGCACGATCCCGTCCGGGCAGCGGACCATCCTGCTGGGCATCGTTGACTACCTTACGGCTGGCCCGGCTGGTGCACGGCCGCGGACACCGGCGCGGACCTGCTGTGGCGTATCAGCGTCGGCGGCAGTTGCGACATCGACCTGCCCGTCGTGCGAACCCTGCCCGACGGCTCGTACCTCACCGTGCTGTACGCCTCCCGCACGCGCACCCCCGAACGCGCCCGGATCCTCGCCGCCGCCCGCACCGACACCGCATTGA
- a CDS encoding ThuA domain-containing protein, whose amino-acid sequence MRRPMRDILGVTVAALAILASTGGSPAGAADAPYDVLVFSKTAGFRHDAIPAGIQMIRELGATNSFTVTATEDSNQFNAANLAQFEAVVFLNTTGDVLNATQQTAFENYIRAGGGYVGVHSAADTEYDWPFYGELVGAYFASHPAIQQATIRVENRAHAATAGLGPTWPRTDEWYNFRTNPRSSARVLATLDESTYSGGTMGADHPHTWCKTLQGGRSFYTGSGHTQSSYTEVGFRSLVLGGIRYAANRTKADCRPETGYTSLYSGATTGWSQAGPGGFANSNGTLTSFGGLGMLWYSVKEFRSYSLKLDWTMPGDDNSGVLVGFPASADPNSAMNNGYEVQIDATDTSDKTTGAVYGVKSADGAARDGALNPPGEWNTYELLVEGERLQVFLNGVKINDFTNTDPVRSLTSGYIGIQNHGAGDDVSFRNIRIRELGGTTPRVGPITAASGKCVDVSGSSSTDGTKIQLWSCHGGTNQQWTVNGSTLRALGKCMGVAGGSTANGALVQLSTCNGSGGQNWTAGPNGSLVNSPSGKCLDANGGSSADGTQLIIWTCHGGTNQRWTLP is encoded by the coding sequence ATGAGACGACCAATGCGCGACATCCTCGGCGTCACGGTGGCGGCGTTGGCCATCCTGGCGAGCACCGGCGGCTCGCCGGCGGGTGCCGCGGACGCGCCGTACGACGTGCTCGTGTTCTCCAAGACCGCCGGCTTCCGGCACGACGCGATCCCGGCCGGCATCCAGATGATCCGAGAACTTGGCGCGACCAACAGCTTCACGGTGACCGCGACCGAGGACTCGAACCAGTTCAACGCCGCCAACCTGGCCCAGTTCGAGGCGGTTGTCTTCCTCAACACCACCGGCGACGTGCTGAACGCCACCCAGCAGACCGCATTCGAGAACTACATCCGAGCCGGCGGCGGGTACGTGGGCGTGCACTCGGCCGCGGACACGGAGTACGACTGGCCGTTCTACGGCGAGCTCGTCGGCGCGTACTTCGCCTCGCACCCGGCCATCCAGCAGGCCACCATCCGGGTGGAGAACCGGGCGCACGCGGCAACGGCCGGGTTGGGTCCGACCTGGCCACGCACCGACGAGTGGTACAACTTCCGGACCAACCCACGGTCTTCGGCCCGCGTACTGGCCACATTGGACGAGTCGACCTACTCCGGTGGCACGATGGGCGCCGATCACCCGCACACCTGGTGCAAGACCCTCCAGGGTGGACGATCCTTCTACACCGGCAGTGGCCACACCCAGTCCAGCTATACCGAGGTGGGCTTCCGGTCGCTGGTGCTCGGCGGCATCCGTTACGCGGCAAACCGGACCAAGGCGGACTGCCGGCCAGAGACCGGCTACACAAGCCTCTACAGCGGCGCGACCACGGGCTGGTCCCAGGCCGGGCCGGGCGGGTTCGCCAACAGCAACGGGACGCTGACGTCGTTCGGCGGGCTCGGCATGCTCTGGTACAGCGTCAAGGAGTTCCGCTCCTACTCGCTGAAGCTCGACTGGACGATGCCGGGCGACGACAACTCCGGCGTGCTCGTCGGGTTTCCGGCCAGCGCCGACCCGAACTCGGCTATGAACAACGGGTACGAGGTGCAGATCGACGCCACCGACACCTCGGACAAGACCACCGGCGCCGTGTACGGGGTCAAGTCGGCGGACGGCGCCGCCCGCGACGGGGCGCTGAACCCACCCGGCGAGTGGAACACGTATGAGCTGCTCGTGGAGGGCGAGCGGCTTCAGGTGTTCCTCAACGGCGTGAAGATCAACGATTTCACCAACACGGATCCGGTGCGGTCGCTGACCTCCGGGTACATCGGTATCCAGAACCATGGCGCCGGCGACGACGTGTCGTTCCGCAACATCCGGATCAGGGAGCTGGGCGGCACCACGCCACGCGTCGGCCCGATCACCGCGGCCAGCGGGAAGTGTGTCGACGTCAGCGGGTCCAGCTCCACCGACGGCACCAAGATCCAGCTGTGGAGCTGCCACGGTGGCACCAACCAGCAGTGGACCGTCAATGGGAGCACGCTGAGGGCGCTCGGCAAGTGCATGGGCGTCGCCGGTGGCAGCACCGCGAACGGTGCCCTGGTGCAGCTGTCTACCTGCAACGGATCCGGCGGGCAGAACTGGACCGCTGGACCCAACGGGTCCCTTGTCAACTCACCGTCGGGCAAGTGTCTCGACGCCAACGGCGGCAGCTCGGCCGACGGCACCCAACTCATCATCTGGACCTGCCACGGCGGCACCAACCAACGCTGGACGCTGCCGTGA
- a CDS encoding FadR/GntR family transcriptional regulator, translating into MSRADVVIDSIKRMILDGVFRPGDRLPVEKDLAESLGVSRGSLREGISALSILGVVDTRQGDGTYVTRLDVAQLLAPMGFVVDLEGRGDARHVHAIRRVLECEAARLAASRITDEALAEARGLLDEAIRIAGETPHDHERVIEIDIRFHRIIAAHTGNPVLVGLIDAFAGRTVRARLWRSLHEEGADLRTHGEHLAIWKALAARDPERARIRMANHLIGVEESLHALPDDQARARG; encoded by the coding sequence ATGTCTCGCGCCGACGTAGTGATCGACAGCATCAAGCGGATGATCCTCGACGGGGTGTTCCGCCCGGGTGACCGGCTCCCCGTCGAAAAGGACCTCGCCGAGTCGCTCGGCGTCTCCCGCGGCTCGCTGCGTGAAGGGATCTCGGCACTGTCGATTCTTGGCGTGGTCGACACGCGCCAGGGAGACGGCACCTACGTCACCAGGCTCGACGTGGCGCAACTGCTGGCGCCCATGGGCTTCGTCGTCGACCTCGAGGGCAGGGGCGACGCGCGGCATGTCCACGCCATCCGTCGGGTGCTGGAGTGTGAGGCGGCCCGGTTGGCGGCGTCCAGGATCACCGACGAGGCGCTCGCGGAGGCGCGCGGGCTGCTCGACGAGGCCATCCGGATCGCTGGCGAGACGCCCCACGACCATGAGCGGGTCATCGAGATCGACATCCGGTTTCACCGGATCATCGCGGCGCACACCGGCAACCCGGTGCTGGTCGGTCTGATCGACGCGTTCGCGGGCCGCACGGTGCGCGCGCGGCTGTGGCGCAGCCTGCACGAGGAGGGTGCCGACCTGCGCACGCACGGGGAGCATCTGGCGATCTGGAAAGCGCTCGCCGCGCGCGACCCCGAGCGGGCGCGGATCAGGATGGCCAACCATCTGATCGGCGTCGAGGAGTCCCTGCACGCCTTGCCAGACGATCAGGCGCGCGCGAGGGGCTGA
- a CDS encoding poly(ethylene terephthalate) hydrolase family protein: MNRPFRRVMAVIAVVLGLVAVTVAAQSASAADNPYQRGPDPTLASVSAQRGTFATAQVAVPAGDGFGGGMIYYPTDTSQGTFGAVAIVPGYTARFSVEEAWMGHWLASFGFVVIGVETNSTNDFDTARGTQLLAALDYLTQRSSVRDRVDASRQSVVGHSMGGGGALYAAGQRASLKAAVGLAPYKPSGNPTNVRVPTMIISGQNDTVVTPSYATGLYNTLPATTESAYMEFTGADHLFPTRANTLEMRILIPWLKIFVDSDNRYSQFLCPLQDSTGIRGYRSTCPFLPNPTTSPSTTAPTTPPTTPPTTPPTGACSATYRTVNSWPGGFQGEVTVSAGSTPVDGWAVRWTLASGQAVTQVWNGALSVSGSAVTVRNTTYNGSLGANASTTFGFLASGSPTPVSLTCTSP, translated from the coding sequence ATGAATAGACCATTCAGGCGGGTCATGGCCGTGATCGCGGTCGTACTCGGGCTTGTCGCGGTGACCGTGGCGGCGCAGTCGGCGTCCGCCGCGGACAACCCGTACCAGCGGGGTCCGGACCCCACTCTCGCCAGTGTCTCCGCCCAGCGGGGCACGTTCGCCACGGCCCAGGTGGCCGTGCCGGCCGGAGACGGCTTCGGCGGCGGCATGATCTACTACCCGACCGACACTAGCCAGGGCACGTTCGGCGCTGTCGCGATCGTGCCCGGCTACACCGCCCGGTTCTCCGTCGAGGAAGCGTGGATGGGGCATTGGCTCGCCTCCTTCGGCTTCGTCGTCATCGGGGTCGAGACCAACAGCACCAACGACTTCGACACAGCCCGCGGCACCCAGTTGCTTGCCGCGCTCGACTACCTGACCCAGCGCAGCAGCGTGCGCGACCGGGTCGACGCCAGCCGGCAGTCGGTCGTCGGCCACTCCATGGGCGGCGGCGGCGCACTTTACGCCGCGGGCCAACGCGCCTCACTCAAGGCCGCCGTCGGCCTGGCGCCTTACAAGCCCTCGGGAAACCCGACCAACGTCCGCGTGCCGACGATGATCATCTCTGGGCAGAACGACACGGTGGTCACCCCCTCCTACGCGACCGGCCTCTACAACACGTTGCCGGCCACTACGGAGAGCGCCTACATGGAGTTCACCGGCGCCGACCACCTCTTCCCGACCCGCGCCAACACGCTCGAGATGCGGATCCTGATCCCCTGGCTCAAGATCTTCGTCGACAGCGACAACCGCTACAGCCAGTTCCTGTGCCCGTTGCAGGACTCCACAGGCATCCGTGGCTATCGCAGCACCTGCCCCTTCCTGCCGAACCCGACGACCAGCCCGTCCACCACCGCCCCAACCACGCCACCCACGACACCGCCGACCACACCCCCGACCGGTGCCTGTAGCGCTACCTACCGGACGGTCAACTCCTGGCCCGGCGGCTTCCAAGGCGAGGTGACCGTGTCGGCCGGCTCCACGCCGGTCGACGGCTGGGCGGTCCGCTGGACCCTCGCTAGTGGACAGGCAGTCACGCAGGTCTGGAACGGCGCACTGAGCGTCAGCGGATCCGCCGTGACCGTACGAAACACCACCTACAACGGCTCGCTCGGCGCGAACGCCTCGACCACCTTCGGCTTCCTCGCCTCGGGCAGCCCCACGCCTGTCTCCCTCACCTGCACCAGCCCGTAA